One window from the genome of Nicotiana sylvestris chromosome 9, ASM39365v2, whole genome shotgun sequence encodes:
- the LOC138877755 gene encoding uncharacterized protein, with amino-acid sequence METICIIVAFNGRWTEDYKYLDHQTKLFLAPESIQFEDFVKQIFELIELDSEKFEILIWFDINLGTSKGMLVSKDLDLHTCIELLKTHSLFKSCRFIVDISERVFASTSNEHANTKTQHDNQERCQQIVEVDMVEAQPLNEEVHQTFDSIQVEGQSIIEIDNEQALGIQVLESAPVIEVVADKTCTQITKRRSNLKQKESPTTILRENASLDQIKVGSVFDKKKSIINCFSNVAIKGHFEFKVVRSSSTRYSLTCNDERCHWCVRAFRIKDSTLFKIVKLEKKHDCSVNTRKADQRHATPKLISGYIIDNLRDPRFEVTPAFVMAEMQKLHGLDIGYHKAWRAIQHASALIRGSPEENYELLCSYLYMMTSKNPGTYTNIKIDDNNRFLYMFYAYGSSIAGWNHCRPVIAIDATFLKSKYRGVLMISVSKDANNQIFPLAFGIAESENNNSYEWYFSQLRNAIGSRENLIFLSDRHQAIANGIVKVYPESHHGICIYHLEQNLKRRKVKSEVIKLFQSAARVYKRKEFDIYMSDIANVDKKTYDYLMEEPPERWARSCSPQRRYDMLTTNIVESMNSVLLEARELPILRMMDFIQVKLQHWFYERRNKAEGTFYDVSCWVFPVDSWRSRVEEEGITFLVDLNKRTCDCFQFQLDELPCIHAIAAIEKRNIKKSDFCSHWYLKESWLKTYERQIHPVGHTDSWIVPESVKSQIVKPPDFKVPPGRKQKKRHIPATEPSKITFKCGRCRRIGHNRTACIYSPALHPFSRKHREE; translated from the exons ATGGAAACAATATGCATAATAGTTGCTTTTAATGGTAGATGGACTGAAGACTATAAATATCTTGATCATCAAACAAAGCTTTTCCTAGCACCTGAGTCAATTCAGTTTGAAGATTTCGTTAAACAGATTTTTGAGCTTATTGAATTGGATAGTGAAAAGTTTGAAATATtgatatggtttgatatcaaccttggaacaagcaaaggaatgcttgtaTCCAAAGATTTAGATCTTCACACATGTATAGAGTTGCTAAAAACTCATTCACTCTTCAAGAGCTGTCGTTTCATAGTTGATATTTCGGAAAGAGTTTTTGCATCAACAAGCAATGAACATGCCAACACAAaaactcaacatgacaatcaaGAGCGATGCCAACAGATAGTTGAAGtagatatggttgaagctcaaCCATTAAATGAAGAGGTGCATCAAACATTTGAttctattcaagtagaaggacaaAGCATTATAGAGATTGACAACGAACAAGCTTTGGGTATTCAAGTCTTAGAGAGTGCACCGGTAATCGAAGTAGTTGCTGACAAAACCTGCACTCAAATAACTAAACGAagatcaaatttgaaacaaaaagaatccccaactacgATATTAAGAGAAAATGCTTCTTTGGATCAAATAAAAGTCGGATCAGTATTTGACAAGAAGAAGAgcataattaattgtttttctaaTGTAGCAATCAAAGGACATTTTGAATTCAAAGTTGTTAGATCAAGCTCAACAAGATATTCGTTGACATGCAATGATGAAAGGTGTCATTGGTGTGTGCGtgctttcagaattaaagactcAACATTATTCAAGATAGTAAAGCTTGAGAAAAAGCATGACTGCTCTGTTAACACTAGGAAAGCAGATCAAAGGCATGCTACTCCAAAGTTGATTAGTGGTTACATTATCGATAATCTTCGGGACCCAAGATTTGAAGTTACACCAGCTTTTGTCATGGCAGAGATGCAAAAATTGCATGGACTAGACATTGGATATCACAAGGCGTGGCGTGCTATTCAACATGCTTCCGCTTTAATAAGAGGAAGTCCCGAAGAAAATTATGAATTATTGTgttcatacttgtatatgatGACAAGTAAAAACCCGGGAACTTATACTAACATAAAGATAGACGACAACAACAG gtttctttatatgttttacGCATATGGATCATCGATAGCTGGTTGGAATCATTGTAGACCAGTGATTGCTATTGATGCGACTTTTTTGAAGTCAAAATATCGTGGTGTTTTAATGATTTCAGTTTCAAAAGATGCAAATAACCAAATTTTCCCATTAGCCTTTGGAATAGCAGAATCTGAAAACAACAATTCCTATGAGTGGTACTTTAGTCAGCTTCGCAATGCAATTGGGAGCCGTgagaatttgatttttttatcaGACAGGCATCAAGCTATTGCAAATGGCATTGTAAAGGTATATCCTGAAAGCCATCATGGGATTTGCATCTATCATTTGGAGCAGAACCTAAAGCGAAGAAAGGTGAAAAGTGAGGTCATAAAACTTTTCCAAAGTGCTGCAAGAGTATACAAGCGTAAAGAATTTGACATATACATGTCAGAtattgcaaatgtagataagaaaACTTATGACTACTTGATGGAAGAACCACCGGAAAGATGGGCACGTTCTTGTAGTCCACAACGAAGATATGACATGCTCACAACAAATATAGTTGAGTCGATGAATTCAGTGCTATTAGAAGCAAGGGAGCTGCCTATACTAAGAATGATGGATTTCATTCAAGTGAAGCTACAACATTGGTtttatgaaagaagaaataaagcaGAAGGAACATTTTATGATGTTTCTTGTTGG GTCTTCCCTGTTGATTCATGGCgttctagagttgaagaagaaggaataaCTTTCTTGGTGGACTTAAACAAAAGAACATGTGATTGTTTTCAATTTCAACTTGATGAATTACCATGCATACATGCAATTGCAGCTATCGAGAAGAGAAACATCAAGAAGTCTGACTTTTGTTCGCACTGGTACTTAAAGGAATCTTGGCTGAAAACATATGAAAGACAAATACATCCTGTAGGACATACTGATTCATGGATTGTACCAGAGAGTGTTAAGTCACAAATTGTTAAACCTCCAGATTTCAAAGTGCCACCAGgtagaaagcaaaagaaaaggcatATTCCTGCTACCGAGccatcaaaaataacattcaaATGTGGTCGTTGCAGAAGAATTGGTCATAATAGAACAGCTTGTATATATTCTCCGGCACTCCATCCATTTTCAAGAAAGCATAGAGAAGAGTAG
- the LOC138877031 gene encoding uncharacterized protein encodes MNMFGKADQMNTDRESSVPIRKYGVDDHCRATERTGIFNQDAGGVERDYMDVHAEGQYEREFRDAHLDDETENVTDIGKEVCGVPEKICRVCGLQSQEDLTSPLGTSVSEIVCKCLEGTYDLSTPLSYKEKFGVQTCASQASKEAGVQYQEKTGLQSQDIGRSEIGSKSIDAICDDDDVAGMILDIANESCQQASKDHGEQLQDKENVELQEKENAARNILAELSLEKTQEVSPAEENKEDTNDDNLNQYTRKRKRDNIGYDGPSFSLLTPTPRSIQMDIDATLTMEGEGNVEEELGRGKRNKKLSWQLKSPFDKEGKAVSSKADNQNTLKSSGWIKSTYTRRCIFHYAKEDEKLVKKFIVWLGKEKRRGRKKEGQIDLYADDNSLRKKPYKLYHQKISSKMFFLELSDSKFVLDDKHIDIALYYMRKKECYHPRDHPFRCTTTDVLFDNYMALVYKDFSKDASDEFWCAGDYQLFLTPYVWGDSRRCGIAWTEVDKIFFPCRLPSEDDEAVTHFLLGVLDLNQKKIDVYDSIYSEPYEAGMNYMQMYARMIPHLLKFSQFDKNHKSFGNVFNKFDIQWQRSPHQTGSTDCGAFLIKFAELLMIGKDVQQFQPEDIKDFRKELAANLWAHGEWKRNFGYDTPPENVGDDYESENETFCPKEL; translated from the exons ATGAACATGTTTGGGAAAGCTGATCAGATGAACACAGATAGAGAATCTAGTGTTCCAATTAGAAAATATGGAGTTGATGATCATTGTCGTGCTACTGAGCGTACTGGCATATTCAACCAAGATGCAGGTGGTGTTGAACGTGATTATATGGATGTGCATGCAGAGGGTCAGTATGAAAGAGAATTTAGAGATGCACATCTAGATGATGAAACTGAAAATGTTACTGATATTGGGAAAG AAGTTTGTGGAGTGCCGGAGAAAATTTGTAGAGTTTGTGGATTGCAATCACAGGAGGATTTAACAAGTCCATTGGGGACAAGTGTCAGCGAGATTGTATGCAAATGCTTAGAAGGAACGTATGATCTCTCTACACCGCtgtcatacaaagaaaaatttggagTTCAAACTTGTGCCAGTCAAG CAAGCAAAGAAGCTGGAGTGCAGTATCAAGAGAAAACTGGACTACAATCTCAAGACATAGGCAGAAGTGAGATTGGTTCCAAATCTATAGATGCAAtatgtgatgatgatgatgtagcTGGAATGATCTTGGATATTGCAAATG AATCTTGTCAACAAGCATCTAAAGATCATGGTGAACAACTGCAAGATAAAGAAAATGTGGaattgcaagaaaaagaaaatgctgCACGCAATATTTTAGCTGAGTTGTCTCTTGAAAAAACACAAGAAG tGTCGCCAGCAGAGGAAAACAAAGAGGACACCAATGATGACAATCTTAACCAATAtacaaggaaaagaaagagagacaATATTGGTTATGATGGTCCGTCATTTTCTCTTCTTACTCCTACTCCTCGAAGTATACAAATGGACATTGATGCGACTTTGACTATGGAGGGTGAAGGAAATGTTGAAGAAGAACTTGGTCGAGGTAAAaggaacaagaagttaagctggcAGTTGAAATCTCCTTTTGATAAGGAAGGAAAAGCAGTAAGTTCCAAGGCAGACAATCAAAATACTCTGAAGAGTTCAGGTTGGATAAAATCAACCTATACTCGTAGGTGTATTTTTCATTATGCCAAAGAAGATGAAAAATTAGTGAAGAAATTCATTGTGTGGTTGGGCAAGGAGAAAAGGAGAGGTCGCAAAAAAGA gggACAAATTGATTTATATGCTGATGATAAtagtttgaggaaaaaaccatacaaattgtatcatcaaaaaatcagtagcaaaatgtttttccttgagctttcagatagcaaatttgttcttgatgataAG CATATTGACATTGCTCTCTATTATATGAGAAAGAAGGAATGCTACCACCCTCGCGATCATCCTTTTCGATGCACAACTACTGATGTTCTTTTTGATAATTATATGGCACTTGTGTATAAAGATTTCAGTAAAGATGCTAGTGATGAGTTTTGGTGTGCTGGTGATTATCAGTTATTTCTGACACCATATGTGTGGGGGGACAGTCGTAGATGTGGAATTGCATGGACTGAGGTTGACAAAATCTTTTTTCCATGCCGGCTTCCTTCAGAAGATGATGAGGCTGTGACACACTTTTTGTTAGGAGTATTGGACTTGAATCAAAAAAAGATTGATGTATATGATTCCATATACAGTGAGCCATATGAAGCAGGAATGAACTACATGCAAATGTATGCACGCATGATCCCCCATTTGCTAAAGTTCTCACAGTTTGACAAAAATCACAAGTCTTTTGGGAATGTCTTCAACAAATTTGATATACAGTGGCAAAGATCACCACACCAAACTGGATC GACTGATTGTGGTGCATTCCTGATCAAATTTGCCGAGTTGCTGATGATTGGAAAGGACGTGCAGCAATTCCAACCCGAAGACATAAAAGATTTTCGAAAAGAACTTGCTGCAAATCTTTGGGCACATGGTGAATGGAAAAGAAATTTTGGTTATGATACTCCACCAGAAAATGTTGGTGATGATTATGAGAGTGAAAATGAAACATTCTGTCCAAAGGAGTTGTAA
- the LOC104248305 gene encoding uncharacterized protein: MEGDHFFDFDDWRNFLVYWKGDFQYKETIKSFLSNGQWKKLRENIFGNFFRLQSVKFSGKLMHCVLLSEIVSNEPDSMTFKVFDRDIKFTRDAFHIITGLKSYSSLDMKGLNEKENRLLRVYFPGKDKIELADLYSFISSRPHGTTSSFAGSDDDALKLATLYFVESVLMGKRKNRNVSEQIMKIVDDDALCASFNWGSLAYETLLKSLKSCLKSNENDVQKEKEKEKDIDSYTLVGFPFAFCVWIMEVLPIFQEKQFVNFKEVGYPRMLCYSEMKSPQFDALCRKYFHNKKVFKLIEVLPFIPVEEEDTQPLCVEQPVSQDQGSRSSSTQFDEGVLKEIVRRLSESFKKDLQAEVTRVNQKIDVSEKRLRMKSRI, encoded by the exons ATGGAAGGCgatcatttttttgattttgacgaTTGGCGTAATTTTCTGGTATATTGGAAAGGAGATTTTCAATATAAGGAAACAATTAAAAGTTTTCTGTCGAATGGCCAATGGAAGAAATtgagggaaaatatttttggcaACTTCTTCAGATTACAAAGTGTGAAGTTCTCGGGTAAACTTATGCACTGTGTATTGCTTTCTGAAATTGTTAGTAATGAACCTGATTCGATGACCTTCAAGGTATTTGACCGCGATATTAAGTTTACTCGTGATGCATTCCATATTATTACTGGTTTGAAGTCTTATTCGTCGCTTGACATGAAAGGTTTAAATGAGAAAGAGAATAGGCTTTTAAGAGTCTATTTCCCTGGAAAGGACAAAATTGAGTTGGCTGATTTGTATAGTTTTATTTCTAGTCGCCCACATGGTACAACTTCATCATTTGCTGGCAGTGATGATGATGCTTTGAAGTTGGCAACACTCTATTTTGTTGAGTCGGTTTTGATGGGCAAGAGGAAAAATAGGAATGTGTCGGAGCAAATAATGAAAATTGTTGACGATGATGCACTTTGCGCTTCCTTCAACTGGGGCTCTCTTGCTTATGAGACGCTATTAAAATCATTGAAGAGTTGCTTGAAATCAAATGAGAATGATGttcagaaggagaaagagaaagaaaaagatattGATAGCTACACTTTAGTTGGCTTTCCTTTTGCGTTTTGTGTCTGGATTATGGAAGTACTTCCTATTTTCCAAGAGAAACAATTTGTGAACTTCAAAGAAGTTGGTTATCCTCGAATGTTATGTTATTCTGAAATGAAGTCTCCACAATTTGATGCTCTTTGTAGAAAATATTTCCATAATAAAAAA GTGTTTAAGTTGATTGAGGTGTTACCCTTTATTCCCGTGGAAGAAGAAGATACACAGCCTCTTTGTGTGGAGCAGCCAGTTTCACAAGATCAAGGCTCAAGGTCTTCTTCCACACAATTTGACGAAGGCGTACTTAAGGAAATTGTTAGA AGATTATCAGAGAGTTTtaagaaggatttgcaagcagAAGTTACCAGAGTTAATCAGAAAATTGATGTATCAGAAAAAAGATTGAGAATGAAATCAAG GATTTAA